gatgtattgaaaacattgattacaaaaatgcgttggataatccagaatgttggataagtgagaccctactgtatataatataataagccCCCTCCTCAATATATTAGAAAAATATAACCAATAatagatattatataatactaatagtaatataaGCCCCCCTCTTAAatgttaaaaatgtatatataattatacattatataattataaatatattataacttcccgccaataggagcagtacctattgatctactcacattgccatgttttcgaactgctaggttggcagaagatataatatcatatcatatcttctgccaacctagcagttcgaaaacatgcctatggccacatgactttggaggtgtctgcggacaacgccggctctttggcttagaaatggagatgagcaccgaccctcagaatgtgagtagagcaataggtactgctccggcgggaaagtaattgcgctccatgcagtcatgccagtggccacatgaccttggaggtgtctgcggacaaagccggctctttggattagaaatggagatgagccccaacccccagagtgtgagtagatcaataggtactgctctggtgggaaggtaatagcgctccatgcagtcatgccagtggccacgtgaccttggaggtgtctatggacaacgccagctctttggcttagaaatggagatgagcatcgatgcccagagtgtgagtagatcaataggtacaccaacccccagagtcggtcacgactggacttaacgtcaggggaaacctttactttatcatataatatacaataacataacatgtaataacataataataagcCCCGCGGTTAAAAGATGCCAAACGCCGTGTCTTTATCTacaaaaatagattttatttCCATCATGATCGAGGCGTTGTGCAACGTCTATCGCAGGAGTGTCTGGGAGGGATCCTCGCGAGATCTGCGACAAAATCCAGTGCTTTCCGCCCCCAAATCATGTCCCCACACCCTTCCCCTTGTCATCGTCACGTTACTTAACCatgattctattattactattattattatcgagcaggagctggatggccatctgtcgggagggctttgatggtgctttcccagcctggaaggaagaaaggggctggactgggtggcctttgggggcctcttccaattattattattattattattattattactattgctaatCCTATTATAattgctattaatattattactgagcaggagctggatggccatctgtcgggagggctttgatggtactTTTCCAGCCTGGAATTAAGAAAGGGGCTGAACTGGGAGGCCTTTGGGGgcttcataaaataataataataataataataataataataataataataataataataataatttattcttactactactactattattactattattattactactattattattactattattaataatattactgagcaggagctggatggccatctgtcgggagggtttgatggtgcttttccagcctggaaggaagaaaggggctggactgggtggcctttgggggcttcctaaaataataataataataataataataataataataataataataataataataatttattcttactgctactgctattattattattactaataataataatattactgagcaggagctgggtggccatctgtggggggtgctttTCAGGGCCAGCTACCGTCCTCTTTATCCGTGATGCAATGCAGTGCAAACCGGGGCGCGTCATACTTAAGTAACGTGATTCTGACGAGATCCTCCGTCGAGAGGGAAATCATTCGGCGACAGGCGAGATCTGAGGACACCGAATCGAGTCgatttcagagagagagagagagagagagagagagagggagagaatgtGCTCAGAGGAGGAGGCATCGGAAGAAGCTGGCTTTCTTCTGCTCCGGGTCGGGGCCGATCTTCAGGCCTTGGCTGCTCCCGCCGCTGCCGCTGCTTCCTTGCGGGCTGTTGCCTTCCTAAAGAGATCGGAAAGAAACGCCCTGAGAGAGAGGGACGTGGACCTTGGACACAGAAGGAGGCAAAGACTCAAACAAACCACAGAAGCCAAGGAGACCtcgggggccatccagtccgacacccTTCTTTTTGTTGTAAACAAGCAGAGCGCCTGAGTTCCTGAGAGACTTCCCTATCTTTGCTGTAAAACTGTCTTCTGTTCAAGGTTATCTGTTTGCTGCCATCTGAGTCACTGCCAGAGTGTAACTCTGAAAAACTCGGTGAAAAGTCATCTGAACCTGTCTCATCTACACTTAATTCCGGCTGCCTAGGCCTctgattaataataacaacaacaataatgatgatggaaGAGACCCTCCAAAGGCTACCCAgcatctgcttaataataataataataataataataataataataataatgctttgattgaaatcaacaatcagaaactcctcaaaacacagcagacaaccagtacaagaaaaccgcactacaaactagagctgacagctggcacaacaaaacactgcatggaaagttccttgacaaaatggaaggaaaagctgataaggagaagacctggctctggctcacgaatgggaccctgaaggaggagacagaaggcctgatccttgcagcccaggagcaagacatcaggacaaaggccattcataataataataataataataataataataataatagaagacctggctctggctcacgaatgggaccctgaagaaggagacagaaggcctgatccttgcagcccaggagcaagacatcaggacaaaggccattcataataataataataataataataataataataataataataatagaagacctggctctggctcacgaatgggaccctgaagaaggagacacaaggcctgatccttgcagcccaggagcaagacatcaggacaaaggccattcaggccaagatcgaagaatcagctgatgacccaaaatgcagactgtgcaaggaagctgacaaaaccattgattatatcctcagctgctgtaagaaaatcacacagacagactacaaacagaggcacaactatgtggcccaaatgattcattggaacttatgcctcaagtcccacctcccagcaggaaagaactggtgggatcacaaacctgcaaaggttgtggaaaatgagcacgcaaagatactgtgggacttccgaatccagactgacaaagttctggaacacaacacgacatcacagtggtggagaagaaaaaggtttggatcatggatgtcgccatcccaggtgacaatcgcattgacgaaaaacaacaggaaaaactcagccactatcaggacctcaagagtgaactgcaaagactctggcagaaaccagtgcaggtggtcccggtggtgatcggcacattgggtgccgtgccaaaagatctcagctggcatttggaaacaatagacattgacaaaatcacgatctgccaactgcaaaaggccacctgacggggatctgcgcgcatcatccgaaaatacatcacacagtcctagacacttgggaagtgctcgacttgtgattttgtgatacgaaatccagcatatctatcttgtttgctgtgtcatacaataaaataataacaataataataataataatatggaagagaccccccaaagatcatccagtccaacatcctTCATTTTGTTGTAAGCGAGCAGAGCGCCTGAGTTCCTGAGAGACTTCCCTATCTTTGCTGTAAAACTGTCTTCTGTTCAAAGTTATCTGTTCGCTGCCATCTGAGTCACGGCCAGAGTGTAACTCTGAAGATCTTGGTGAAAAGTCATCTGAACCTGTCTCATCGACACTTAATTCTGGCTGCCTGGGCCTctgattaataataacaacaacaataatgatgatggaaGAGACCCTCCAAAGGCTACCCAgcatctgcttaataataataataataataataataataataataataataataataataataataatgctttgattgaaatcaacaatcagaaactcctcaaaacacagcagacaaaaaaccagtacaagaaaacggcactacaaactagagctgacatctggcacaacaaaacattgcatggataatcacagtcctagacacttgggaagtgttcgatttgtgattttgtgatacgaaatcctgctggattattattattattattgtaggacacagcaaacaagctagatatgcttatctatcttgtttgctgtgtcatacaataataataataatagtaatagtaataatacatcacacatcacacaagtgtttgacttgtgattttgtgaaacgaaatccagcatatagatctcgtttgctgtgtcataataaaataatagtaataataataataataataataataataataataataataataatatggaagagaccccccaaagaccatccagtcccaccctcttctttcttccaggctggaaaagcacaatgaaagccctcccgacagatggccattcagcctcggcATAATAATCATCAACATCACCTTCTAATTTCCAAAAGGCAGCATGAAACATGGGCTAGAAATGGCCGTCAACTCACCAGTTTCCGGTCCATTTTGGTCTTGATGTCCCTGGCGAGCGTGAAAAAGGCCTGTGGTTCAAACGGGAGGAACAAACACAGTCAGAGGGAGGCGGGAACGCTCTGGTCGCTTCTGGACTTTCCGCCGACCAAAGGGAGCCCAAATAGTGAAAAAAGTAATCCTAATAATGCTATTTCTGAGGGTCACGGCATCCCACAATATAACCCTGAGCATGCCGATGACACTTACGTTTTCCACATTGATGTTTGCTTTTGCGCTGGTCTCCATGAACTTCACCCCAAAGCCGTTGGCCAGCTAAACAGACAGGAGAGACCTTGGGTTAGCGGCGCGTGAAAGAGTcatagcatcatcatcatcatcatcatcatcatcatcatgtttatatATAGTCTTGTAATGATcaccggacacagagcaagcgctgacaaagaacagatgccagccataaaacctcaattaccctctggtatgtgagagcccctatataaatgggctacagagaagattctggtattctgtacaataaaacctgtttgaatctaccagcgtgtgtcttggtgctttcttctggtggaagacttacacacagcacaactggaagaagagaacctaacaatcgataaaacctcaattactctctggtatgtgagagcccctatataaatgggctaaagagaagattctggtattctgtacaataaaacctgttggaatctaccagcgtcaAAGAACAGAtgacagccataaaacctcaattactctctggtatgtgagagtccctatataaatgggctaaagagaagattctggtattctgtacaataaaacctgttggaatctaccagcgtgtgtcttggacgggccagccataaaacctcaattaccctctggtatgtgagagcccctatataaatgggctaaagagaagattctggtattctgtacaataaaacctgttggaatctaccagcgtgtgtcttggacgggccagccataaaacctcaattaccctctggtatgtgagagcccctatataaatgggctaaagagaagattctggtattctgtacaataaaacctgttggaatctaccagcgtgtgtcttggacgggccagccatgaaacctcaattaccctctggtatgtgagagcccctatataaatgggctaaagagaagattctggtattctgtacaataaaacctgttggaatctaccagcgtgtgtcttggacgggccagccataaaacctcaattaccctctggtatgtgagagcccctatataaatgggctacagagaagattctggtattctgtacaataaaacctgtttgaatctaccagcgtgtgtcttggtgctttcttctggtggaagacttacacacagcacaactggaagaagagaacctaacaatcgataaaacctcaattactctctggtatgtgagagcccctatataaatgggctaaagagaagattctggtattctgtacaataaaacctgttggaatctaccagcgtcaaagaacagatgccagccatataACCTCAATTactctctggtatgtgagagcccctatataaatgggctacagagaagattctggtattccgtacaataaaacctgtttgaatctacccagcgtgtgtcttggtgctttcttcttatgattatagactagcttgggtaTTTGAAAAAGGTATTTTTTGGTTTTGCGTTTGGTAATCTGCAACTCTAAGTCAGATATTTATGGGTGCTCCCATtaggaaatgcataaggatgtgggtgaactacaactcccagattcccaggacaattaCCCAGAAACCCTGatagtattcgcagttggccacgTTTAGTCTGTGTGCGAAGACCGGCCAGAACCGAGCTGGCATTTCTCTATTGCCTCtcgcctcggcaagcacagctcaacacacacagagataagaaagcacattcctcagtcaggccggaaatcatgcctgaaaggtagtcacaacaggctgtcagtcaaaacgagcctgctgttaactggttcattgctgaaacacacactcttgcaaagcagtagaaacacttgatttacatatCATAcgcatacaaccataatccaacaaatcCTCCCCTCCGACCCCTGACCTTTTCTCCTTGCTCTCGGGTCACTTGCCGCTTGTGATTCATATCACACTTGTTTCCGAGGATCATCTTCTCAACGTCCGGAGAGGCGTGCTGCgcaaaaaagaagggaagaataaattaaaattaaaaagggaatattgaaaacaaacatatttttggaaaatatggagaaaatttattgagtatatttttttaatgagggaaaggggtataagccagcaacagagacaatgaaattttggaacaatttgtgaaacaatatgagttggttggtcctggtgaaggtggcacaaaataaggggaaagggaagagggggaaacaataataataataataataataataataataataataataacaacaacaacaataacaataataacaataacaataataataaataaaacacgtataagtagataaaagtagtagtagtagagagatatgtcgTAAAGTTGTAACGGAAAAGttaaaaaactgataagaaatatgctttaaaatgttttgattctgatttttctttattgtgggattgtatacaatatgatatgtttaagatactgtaaaatgaggaaagaatgtatacttatacattttgaattataaattattaataataatattaatcataaaacattataagtagataaaacttggccaactgtaaatactgggaCCAAACTGATACGACCTCACACCcaatcatcaagtgcctggacgccatcgggatttgtaaaaacgttggcaccttcattgacaACATGATGGAGaaatctaagaattctcacaaaatttcgcatctgatgtacatggatgacctgaagctgtatgggaaaacggaaactgaagtaacatctaagaattctcacaaaattttacATCTGattacatggatgacctgaatgcattgtatcatctcttgaatgaattgtatcatctcttgaatggattgtatcatctcttgaatggattgtatcatctcttgaatggattgtatcatctcaatggaggcaacaccatcaaggccataaacacctgggccatacctgtcataatatatactgctggcatcataaactggacacaggtggaactggacaatttggacagaaaaactcatgaccattcatcattcaatgcaccctcgcagtgatgttgaccggctatatctgtctagacgatcagggggcagaggacttttacaagtcaaacaagcagtcaaagaaaaagaacatgccctggcagaagatgtaaagcaaagtgaagaacctgctttgattgaagtcaaaaatcagaaactcctcaatgcacagcagacaaagaatcagtacaagaaaaccgcactacaaactagagctacaAACTAGAAAATAACGGGACAGGAAAACCGCAGGGATGCCTACCTCTTCGATGTTTCGGACCCAGTTCCGGATGTTTTCGAAGGACTTCTCGTTGGTGATGTCATAGACCAGCATGATGCCCTGCCCAGGAGGATATTGATCGGACAGGGTTATTGATTGATTCAGAGCACATCAATTATACAAATCACACTAATCTTAGCACAACATGTACAATAAATAGGTTCAACCATTgatcatatatataattaatgtatattaatatatattaattatacatattaatctatatatctataatgtttgtatgtatgtatgtatgtttgtgggtaTGCGGGTATGTGGccgctttctgattggctgccgcTTCCACAGgtcactgtgaccgccaggaaggACGGACCTGGACAAAACTTGCCACACTTAATCCCCATTACCCATTTTATGTCCCGGTGCCATttggggatgatggaccatggatgatgggatttgcagtactttcaatcgcttcaccttccacagaccactgcgacaccCACCAGTGagggaaatggaccaaacttggcacacagaacccctgtgaccccctttacatcctggtgcagtttagggcaggatggaccaaggatgatgggatttgcagtaccttcactcacttcttgagaccacagcaactgccacaaatcacacaactgaaccaaacttggcacacatatcccaaatgacaaactTTGCACGCTGCAGCACTTTGGGGGAGGATGcacaaaggattatgggatttgcagcacTTTCAAACACTTCGTCTCCAACGGACCACagttactctaactaatgacggatcaggaccaaacttggcacacataacccccatgacccattctATGTCCTGGTGCCATGTGGGGCAGActggacaatggatgatgggatttgcagtactttcaaatgcttcGTCTCCCACAGACCACTATTACTCTATCCaatgatgcatctggaccaaacttggtacacatatctCTCATGACCCGCTTTATGTCCTCCTGTGGTTTGGGGGACCACGGACCaagaatgatgggatttacagtaccctcactcacttcctgagaccatgtCAACCCACAGCCATGACTGATCAAGACTAAACTTGACACATAGAGTCCCCATGATCTACTTTATATCCTGGcagtgtttggagggggatggaccatggacaatgggacttgcatatgggagttgaacccaactgacactggatctagATAAAACTTGGaatacaggcaaacaatgcctggtggccttaattaattaatgtgtgtttttgtaaaactgtatactggttttatatctgtaagccgcccctagtcctcctggggagatggtggcagggtacaaaaat
This genomic window from Anolis carolinensis isolate JA03-04 unplaced genomic scaffold, rAnoCar3.1.pri scaffold_7, whole genome shotgun sequence contains:
- the rab8a gene encoding ras-related protein Rab-8A isoform X1, with product MAKTYDYLFKLLLIGDSGVGKTCALFRFSEDAFNATFISTIGIDFKIRTIDLDGKKIKLQIWDTAGQERFRTITTAYYRGAMGIMLVYDITNEKSFENIRNWVRNIEEHASPDVEKMILGNKCDMNHKRQVTREQGEKLANGFGVKFMETSAKANINVENAFFTLARDIKTKMDRKLEGNSPQGSSGSGGSSQGLKIGPDPEQKKASFFRCLLL
- the rab8a gene encoding ras-related protein Rab-8A isoform X2 — protein: MPTSSRDPLPVEQVANRPCFASQGRGRTTTPGNQGIDFKIRTIDLDGKKIKLQIWDTAGQERFRTITTAYYRGAMGIMLVYDITNEKSFENIRNWVRNIEEHASPDVEKMILGNKCDMNHKRQVTREQGEKLANGFGVKFMETSAKANINVENAFFTLARDIKTKMDRKLEGNSPQGSSGSGGSSQGLKIGPDPEQKKASFFRCLLL